GGGCCTGCTCAACGGGGCCTTCGCCGTAGTCCTGGCTGCGGCGCTCGTGCGGCGCAGCACGGCGGTGGTAGCGTCCCGGTGAACGACGACCCGGTGCTGGCCTGGCTCGACCGGCGGCGGACGGTGCGGGTGTACGGCGGGGAGCCGGTGCCCGACGAGACCGTGCGGCGCCTGCTGAAGGCCGCCGTGCTGGCGCCCTCGGCCCACAACAGCCAGCCCTGGCGGTTTGTCGTGGTCGAGTCGGCCGAGGCGCGCCGGCGGCTTGCGGAGGCCATGGCGCAGGCGTGGGAGCGCGACCTGGCCGCCGACGGAGTGGACCCGGCCATCGCGGCGTCGTGGCTCGGTTTTTCCCGCCGGCGGTTTGGCGAGGCGCCGGTCGTGATCGTGGCGTGTTTGACCATGGCCGAGATGGATCGCTACCCGGACGAGGTCCGGCAGCGGGCGGAGTACGTGATGGGGGTCCAGAGCGTGGCGGCGGCCATCGAGAACCTGTTGCTGGCCGCCGCCCACATGGGGCTGGGTGCCTGCTGGACCTGCGCGCCGCTCTTCGCGCCGGACGTGGTCCGCCGGCAACTCGACCTGCCGGACGACTGGGAGCCTCAGGCGGCCATCACGTTGGGGTACCCGCAAGGCGAACGCCGCTACCGGGACCGCAAGCCCCTCGAGGCCGTCGTTCGGTACGTCAGGTAGCGGGAGGGGCCACGCAGTGGCAGGCGCCGTGAAGGTGGCCGTGCTGGCCGGCGGCGTGGGCGGAGCCCGGATGGCGGCGGGCCTCGCCTCGGTGGTGCGCGACCCCGGCCTGTTGGCGGTTATCGTCAATACCGGGGACGACGAGATCTTTTACGGCCTTCACGTGAGCCCCGACCTCGACACGGTCATGTACACGCTGGCCGGGCTGGTCAGCCGAGAGACCGGGTGGGGCGTCGACGGGGACACGGACGGCTGTTTGCGAGCGCTCGCGCGCTGGGGTGAGCCCGCCTGGTTTTACCTGGGGGACCAGGACCTGGCCACGCACATCCTTCGAACCTGGTGGCTGCGGCAGGGCCGCACCCTTTCGGGGGTCACCGCAGAGCTGGCGCGGCGGCTCGGGGTGACGGCGCGGATCTTGCCCATGTCGGATGACCCTGTGCGAACCCGCGTGACCGTCGAGCTCGAAGGAGCCGAGCAGGAACTCCCCTTCCAGGTGTACTTCGTGCAACACAGGGCGGCTTTGCCCGTCAGGCGGGTGCGCTTTGAGGGGATCGAACGCGCCCGTCCGGCGCCCGGCGTGCTGGAAGCTCTGGACGAGGCCGACGTCGTCGTCATCGCTCCCAGCAACCCCGTCGTGAGCATCGCGCCGATCCTGGCGCTGCCGGGCGTGCGGGAGAGCCTGGCAAGGCGCCGGCGGCGGGTGGCCGTCAGCCCGCTGGCGGCGGGGCGAGCGTTCAAGGGGCCGGCGGTGGAGATGATGCAGGGCCTGGG
The Bacillota bacterium genome window above contains:
- a CDS encoding nitroreductase family protein, giving the protein MNDDPVLAWLDRRRTVRVYGGEPVPDETVRRLLKAAVLAPSAHNSQPWRFVVVESAEARRRLAEAMAQAWERDLAADGVDPAIAASWLGFSRRRFGEAPVVIVACLTMAEMDRYPDEVRQRAEYVMGVQSVAAAIENLLLAAAHMGLGACWTCAPLFAPDVVRRQLDLPDDWEPQAAITLGYPQGERRYRDRKPLEAVVRYVR
- the cofD gene encoding 2-phospho-L-lactate transferase; this encodes MAGAVKVAVLAGGVGGARMAAGLASVVRDPGLLAVIVNTGDDEIFYGLHVSPDLDTVMYTLAGLVSRETGWGVDGDTDGCLRALARWGEPAWFYLGDQDLATHILRTWWLRQGRTLSGVTAELARRLGVTARILPMSDDPVRTRVTVELEGAEQELPFQVYFVQHRAALPVRRVRFEGIERARPAPGVLEALDEADVVVIAPSNPVVSIAPILALPGVRESLARRRRRVAVSPLAAGRAFKGPAVEMMQGLGLRPEAAGVAAFYRGLIDLFVIDPADEASAPEIEAMGVRPV